caacaaaagggcatctctgcagaaaactctgctgggagatcctttagttcCTTTAAAGCCACTGAGAGCGCCgcccctcattgacacagtcgGTGTCCATAAAGAAGGTGGAGAGGatcaaaatgagaaatggcacaaacatTGACATTTATTTGTGgacaatatgaaaaatataaaacaacaaaaatcaacCCTCCAAATGAAACCATCAAGAAGTATCGAAGATTacttttattacaagtgatttgcagaaattacccagcagtttaatgtttctgaaagcatGCAGTCATCAGTTTCCTCACAGAAGCCTTGAGCttctggttcctcaggctgtagatgaaGGGATTCAGCactggaggcaccaccgagcacagaactgacagggccagatccagggatggggaggacataGAGGGGGGCTTCAGGTGGTAAAGTGAGCTGATGGTGACAAATAGACAGACCActgccaggtgagggaggcaggtggaaaaggctttgtgccgtccctgctcagaggggatcctcagcacagccctgaagatctgcacataggaaaAAACAATGAACATAAAACAACCAAATAGCAAACAGACACTAACTGCAATGAGTCCAACTTCCCTCTGGtaggatttggagcaggagagcttgaggatctgtgggatttcacagaagaactggcccagggcattgccatggcacaagggcagagcaaatgtattggctgtgtgcagcagagcattgagaaaggcactggcccaggcagctgctgccatgtgggcacaagctctgctgcccaggagggtcccgtagtgcaggggtttgcagatggacacgtagcggtcatagcacatgatggtcaggaggaaaTACTCTGCTCCAATgaagaacataaagaaaaagagctgagcagcacatccagtgtaggagatgtccctggtgtcccagagggaattgtgcatggctttggggacagtggtgcagatggagcccaggtcagtgagggccaggttgagcaggaagaagaacatgggtgtgtgcaggtggtggccgcaggctacggtgctcatgatgaggccgttgcccaggagggcagccagggagatgcccagcaagaggcagaagtgcaggagctgcagctgccgcgtgtctgccaatgccagcaggaggaagtgcctgatggagctgctgttggacatttgctggggctgcacatGGGGACCTGTTCATGGAGAAAGACAGTAAAGACTTAGGGGAGGTACCTGTAAACAAAATCAAGGCCATTTCCCATACATCCTCCTCGGTAACACACAGACATGGTCCTTAATGTTTAAGAGTTCTGAAGTTTTCTTTATAAGCTCCCCCCATGTCTCTGCTGGTTGTTTTGGATATAAAAACATAAGCATGTCTGAGGCCCTCAGGGAGAACAGAGTGAGTTCCCTGGGTCAAGGTGATGAATGCAGACTGAGGAGAGATGGTCTGTCATTCTGACCTGTTCAGAGTTTCTTTGGGCTTTAAACTTTCTCAGGTGGAAGGTGACCACCTTCTTATGCTTCCATTAAAATGCCACCACCTACTGCTGGGAGCAGATGCatccaccacagcccagctccacattTGTAGCCAAGGACTCACTTTGCTCATTTCAccaacccagcagcattttctgtgtcacaacacctctgcctttccccatcaATCTCATAACTCAGAGATGCTCTAGGACAGGTTTGCACCCTGGATTGAAGCTCCCAGCTTGGACTGAAATCTCAGGGACACTTCCAAGTGTTCTTATGATGGCATTGGATGAAGGGAGATGCAGGTCCTTCCCTGGCTGGactgacagcattgcccagagccgggcactggggacagcgtcaccctgagccagctgtgccccctgccagagcccccagtgctgggcagctgctcccagccctgtgctctgcagagggaactgggcccagggctgcagagcttccccacagctctgctgcagctctgcctgcacaggaggagctgcacGCCTTgaagccccagccctgagggcacaggcttggctgggggcacaggagggagggggcttgttcagagggaggggctgcactggaggggaACCTGTGCACATCTCtaaactctccctgccacagcattcctgggttttgttttctctccttgcctgatcttccctctgcttcctggagatttccctcctgcaggtgtttccctgtgcctgatcACTCCTtgccagcactcacagaccccaaatctctgtgaaCTTATTGATCAC
This is a stretch of genomic DNA from Ammospiza caudacuta isolate bAmmCau1 unplaced genomic scaffold, bAmmCau1.pri scaffold_39, whole genome shotgun sequence. It encodes these proteins:
- the LOC131571815 gene encoding olfactory receptor 14C36-like, producing the protein MSNSSSIRHFLLLALADTRQLQLLHFCLLLGISLAALLGNGLIMSTVACGHHLHTPMFFFLLNLALTDLGSICTTVPKAMHNSLWDTRDISYTGCAAQLFFFMFFIGAEYFLLTIMCYDRYVSICKPLHYGTLLGSRACAHMAAAAWASAFLNALLHTANTFALPLCHGNALGQFFCEIPQILKLSCSKSYQREVGLIAVSVCLLFGCFMFIVFSYVQIFRAVLRIPSEQGRHKAFSTCLPHLAVVCLFVTISSLYHLKPPSMSSPSLDLALSVLCSVVPPVLNPFIYSLRNQKLKASVRKLMTACFQKH